A DNA window from Haliovirga abyssi contains the following coding sequences:
- a CDS encoding DUF4178 domain-containing protein, which produces MENYTETSTGRIQKVSIVPEQVRLNDFIVADDVWYSIVAIYKYMEPEDEDDYWFDFTGESETGEKIYIGVDKNEEDMWEYAVWEIVPKKEVRSDEKLSKIGSNGHSNKIEYNGIEYKISYEGDKLYEASVESFVKGRTKNPVKYPVLISDLEDNSGENFLCIEIDEDEVVELSIGKYITDVELVKNREEKPKFMDKIKNIFGGRRL; this is translated from the coding sequence ATGGAAAATTATACAGAGACTTCAACAGGGAGAATACAAAAAGTTTCAATAGTACCAGAGCAAGTTAGATTAAATGATTTTATAGTTGCAGATGATGTGTGGTATAGTATAGTGGCTATTTATAAGTATATGGAGCCGGAAGATGAAGATGATTATTGGTTTGATTTTACAGGAGAATCTGAAACTGGAGAAAAGATATATATTGGTGTAGATAAGAATGAAGAAGATATGTGGGAATATGCTGTATGGGAAATTGTGCCTAAAAAAGAGGTTAGAAGTGATGAAAAGCTTAGTAAAATAGGCTCAAATGGACATAGTAATAAAATAGAGTATAATGGAATAGAATATAAGATATCTTATGAAGGAGATAAACTATATGAAGCTTCTGTAGAAAGCTTTGTAAAGGGACGTACTAAAAATCCAGTAAAATATCCTGTTTTAATTTCTGATTTAGAAGATAATAGTGGAGAAAACTTTTTATGTATAGAGATAGATGAGGATGAAGTAGTTGAATTATCTATAGGAAAATATATAACTGATGTAGAATTAGTAAAAAACAGAGAAGAAAAGCCTAAATTTATGGATAAAATAAAAAATATATTTGGAGGCAGAAGATTATAA
- the rfaE1 gene encoding D-glycero-beta-D-manno-heptose-7-phosphate kinase — protein sequence MVDKKKLLKTLENFENKKIAVVGDFMLDEYIFGNVDRISPEAPVPVVNVTNETFVLGGAANVVNNLCSLGAKVVAFGVIGEDKNGEKMEMELEKRGVDTSGIFRDKDRPTIVKKRIIAHNQQLLRLDWEDKNEIIFYLEDELLNSFKSKISNIDAIILSDYDKGVLTPKVVKTIIEIANKNNKIVIVDPKPKNKLNYIGATSMTPNTKEALNCLDNMKIRTEDDFKMLGYKLKDELNLKNLLITRSEKGMSIFEDNIVEDIPTMAKEVYDVTGAGDTVIAVFTLSASAGASFYEAAKIANTAAGVVVGRIGTSTVTREEIVEFYDSFEK from the coding sequence ATGGTAGATAAGAAAAAATTATTAAAAACATTGGAAAATTTTGAAAATAAAAAGATTGCAGTAGTTGGAGATTTTATGTTGGACGAATATATATTTGGAAATGTAGATAGAATATCTCCAGAAGCTCCTGTTCCAGTTGTAAATGTTACAAATGAAACGTTTGTACTTGGAGGAGCAGCAAATGTTGTAAATAATTTATGTAGCTTGGGAGCAAAAGTTGTGGCATTTGGTGTAATTGGTGAAGATAAAAATGGTGAAAAAATGGAAATGGAGTTGGAAAAAAGAGGCGTAGATACAAGTGGAATATTCAGAGATAAAGATAGACCAACAATAGTAAAAAAAAGAATAATAGCTCATAATCAACAACTATTAAGATTGGATTGGGAAGATAAAAATGAGATTATATTTTATTTAGAAGATGAACTTTTAAATAGTTTTAAAAGTAAGATTAGTAATATAGATGCAATAATATTATCTGATTATGATAAAGGGGTATTAACTCCAAAAGTTGTAAAAACAATAATAGAAATCGCAAATAAAAATAATAAAATTGTAATAGTAGATCCAAAACCTAAAAATAAACTTAATTATATTGGAGCTACTTCAATGACTCCAAATACAAAAGAGGCATTAAACTGTTTGGACAATATGAAAATAAGAACAGAAGATGATTTTAAAATGTTAGGATATAAATTAAAAGATGAATTAAATTTAAAAAATTTATTAATAACAAGAAGCGAAAAAGGGATGTCAATTTTTGAAGATAATATAGTAGAAGATATCCCAACAATGGCAAAAGAAGTATATGATGTAACTGGAGCAGGAGATACTGTAATAGCAGTGTTTACATTGTCAGCATCAGCAGGTGCTTCATTTTATGAAGCTGCAAAAATAGCAAATACAGCAGCAGGAGTAGTGGTTGGAAGGATTGGAACTTCAACAGTAACAAGGGAAGAGATAGTAGAATTTTATGATAGCTTTGAAAAATAA
- the ribE gene encoding riboflavin synthase → MFTGLVEEIGKVMDIKKGRESLKIKIACKKVTSNAKIGDSIATNGVCLTAVEVGNGYFVADAMPETVNRTNLKSLKRGDSVNLEKSITLSTPLGGHLVTGDVDCVGEIISVEKNDIAILYKIKMSSKYMKYIVEKGRVSIDGASLTVVECDENSFVVSLIPHTQGNIILGSKKGGDEVNIETDLIGKYVEKLLNGYIGEKEVVDKSKIGIKFLMENGFA, encoded by the coding sequence ATGTTTACAGGATTAGTAGAAGAAATAGGAAAAGTAATGGATATAAAAAAAGGAAGAGAATCATTAAAAATAAAAATAGCATGTAAAAAAGTGACATCAAATGCTAAAATTGGAGATAGTATTGCAACAAATGGAGTTTGTTTAACTGCAGTTGAAGTAGGAAATGGGTATTTTGTAGCAGATGCAATGCCTGAAACAGTAAATAGAACTAATTTGAAATCTCTAAAAAGAGGAGATAGTGTAAATTTAGAAAAATCGATAACTCTTAGTACACCACTTGGTGGACATCTTGTAACAGGAGATGTAGATTGTGTGGGAGAAATTATAAGTGTAGAAAAAAATGATATAGCGATTTTATATAAAATAAAAATGAGCAGTAAATATATGAAATATATTGTAGAAAAAGGAAGAGTATCTATTGATGGAGCAAGTCTTACTGTTGTAGAATGTGATGAAAATAGTTTTGTAGTGTCATTAATACCTCACACTCAAGGAAATATAATATTGGGTAGTAAAAAAGGTGGAGATGAAGTGAATATAGAAACAGATTTAATTGGTAAATATGTGGAAAAATTATTAAATGGATATATTGGAGAAAAAGAGGTAGTAGATAAAAGTAAAATAGGGATAAAATTTCTAATGGAAAATGGATTTGCATAG
- the ribD gene encoding bifunctional diaminohydroxyphosphoribosylaminopyrimidine deaminase/5-amino-6-(5-phosphoribosylamino)uracil reductase RibD, which produces MNDEKYMSIAIELAKKGEGGVNPNPLVGAVVVKNGEIIGRGYHQYFGGPHAEVYALEEAGENAKDATIYVTLEPCSHYGKTPPCADRIVKAGIKRCVIAVSDPNPLVAGRGISKMEQAGIEVKVGVLEKESLKVNEVFMKYITKREAFLFLKSAITLDGKIATKTFDSKWITNEIARNEVHKLRNRYMAVMVGVNTVIQDNPRLTSRIENGRNPYRVIIDPNLRTPLDSNIIKNNKDNKTIIITSKDNEKIEDYYDLVRIVEIEGEKFIIKDILIELAKIGIDSVLVEGGSKVISACFKEKAMDKGVIFIAPKIVGDEKALSFVNGFDITNMSDSLKLKDIKFRTYDDNIGVWFEGVE; this is translated from the coding sequence ATGAATGATGAAAAATATATGAGTATAGCAATAGAATTAGCAAAAAAAGGTGAAGGAGGAGTAAATCCCAATCCGCTTGTAGGTGCAGTAGTAGTAAAAAACGGAGAAATTATAGGAAGAGGATATCATCAATATTTTGGAGGGCCTCATGCAGAAGTTTATGCATTAGAAGAAGCTGGAGAAAATGCAAAAGATGCTACAATATATGTAACTTTAGAGCCATGTTCTCATTATGGGAAAACACCACCTTGTGCAGATAGGATAGTAAAAGCAGGGATAAAAAGATGTGTTATAGCTGTAAGTGATCCAAATCCACTTGTTGCAGGAAGAGGAATATCTAAGATGGAACAAGCAGGAATTGAAGTAAAAGTAGGGGTGTTAGAAAAAGAAAGCTTAAAAGTAAATGAAGTATTTATGAAATATATAACAAAAAGAGAAGCATTTTTATTTTTGAAATCAGCAATTACTCTTGATGGAAAAATTGCTACAAAAACATTTGATTCTAAATGGATAACAAATGAAATAGCAAGGAATGAAGTACATAAATTGAGAAATAGATATATGGCTGTAATGGTTGGAGTTAATACAGTTATACAAGATAATCCTAGATTAACTTCAAGAATAGAAAATGGGAGAAATCCCTATAGAGTAATAATAGATCCAAATTTAAGGACTCCTTTAGATAGCAATATTATAAAAAATAATAAAGATAATAAAACAATAATTATAACTTCAAAAGACAATGAAAAAATAGAAGATTATTATGATTTAGTGAGAATTGTTGAGATAGAAGGGGAAAAATTTATAATAAAAGATATATTAATAGAATTAGCAAAAATAGGGATAGATTCTGTATTAGTAGAAGGTGGAAGTAAAGTTATATCAGCTTGTTTTAAAGAAAAAGCAATGGATAAAGGGGTTATATTTATAGCACCTAAAATTGTTGGAGATGAAAAAGCATTAAGTTTTGTAAATGGATTTGATATAACGAATATGAGTGATTCATTAAAATTGAAAGATATAAAATTTAGAACCTATGATGACAATATTGGAGTATGGTTCGAAGGAGTAGAGTAG
- a CDS encoding bacteriohemerythrin, with the protein MDWRDSLNLGIEEIDNQHKELVERFNSFLDIVFDKRVPQKERIKKLEDTLNFLGEYVVFHFNSEEAFQKKINYINYEEHKKIHENFTNDVIKFKEKFEKNKEDENLIKTFSGRVAAWLINHIAGEDQKIKNYIDKKEIEKLDVTKTYKEIIGNNLKNIFNMMFQVDIEFAKDKNIDVSNDLIIKVGVIGNLKGDIIYIFEDENAKKLTQTLTGLKVDEVDEFVKSALSEIANIVSGNTITNLSELVSGVDITPPKFVDKIDERIYSKLNVESDLGVMKVLTNIK; encoded by the coding sequence ATGGATTGGAGAGATAGTTTGAATTTGGGAATAGAAGAGATTGATAATCAGCATAAAGAATTGGTTGAGAGGTTTAACTCTTTTTTAGACATAGTATTTGATAAAAGAGTTCCCCAAAAAGAGAGGATAAAAAAACTTGAAGATACACTGAATTTTTTAGGAGAATATGTAGTGTTCCATTTTAATAGTGAAGAAGCTTTTCAAAAGAAAATAAATTATATAAATTATGAAGAACATAAAAAAATACATGAAAATTTCACAAATGACGTTATTAAATTTAAAGAAAAGTTTGAGAAAAATAAAGAAGATGAAAATTTAATAAAAACTTTTTCAGGCAGAGTAGCTGCGTGGCTTATAAATCATATCGCAGGAGAAGATCAAAAAATAAAAAATTATATAGATAAAAAAGAGATAGAAAAATTAGATGTAACAAAAACATATAAAGAGATAATAGGAAATAATTTGAAAAATATATTTAATATGATGTTTCAGGTAGATATTGAATTTGCAAAAGATAAAAATATAGATGTAAGTAATGATTTAATAATAAAAGTAGGAGTAATAGGGAATTTAAAAGGAGATATAATATATATTTTTGAAGATGAAAATGCTAAAAAATTAACTCAAACTTTAACAGGTTTAAAAGTAGATGAGGTAGATGAGTTTGTAAAATCAGCACTAAGTGAAATAGCTAATATTGTAAGTGGAAATACAATTACAAATTTATCAGAATTAGTATCAGGAGTAGATATAACTCCTCCAAAGTTTGTGGATAAAATAGATGAAAGAATATATAGTAAATTAAATGTTGAAAGTGATTTAGGAGTTATGAAAGTATTAACTAATATAAAATAA
- a CDS encoding tetratricopeptide repeat protein, protein MKKIIVIMILIINTATIFSMNYDENLKKAQELSWEKNYKQSEVIFKKLMKNYTTEELYIAYANLLAWQKKYDKAIELLKKYPKTTTNMRLEIAKFYVWKGDKQKAYELYIKLKNNGENIGKKGELFLKEYKKVGIKEKSYEIKYVYSNDLNIEFKEEKPALYFTYKRNKNLVFVLSHTFEMKEKNVYEYRDDATYETKKSKIKKHRTESEIYFNNHHIVLGTTVTPIYNGDEKVNGYDFESYYLGDDVTFGWVTLGLHYTDYLKAGYRITGLGQIDYYFKNGFIISNKISSNYIDKKIANSFMAELKYKELCYYRYYYDLKELSYEEIKVKFDITKTFFGEIGGYRDFNKGINGYSFGIGARF, encoded by the coding sequence ATGAAAAAAATTATAGTTATAATGATTTTAATAATTAATACAGCAACTATATTTTCAATGAATTATGATGAAAATTTAAAAAAAGCACAAGAATTAAGTTGGGAAAAAAATTATAAACAATCAGAGGTAATTTTTAAAAAATTAATGAAAAATTATACAACAGAAGAGTTATATATTGCATATGCAAATCTGTTGGCTTGGCAAAAAAAGTATGATAAAGCTATTGAATTATTAAAAAAATATCCTAAAACAACGACTAATATGAGATTAGAAATTGCTAAATTTTATGTTTGGAAAGGGGATAAACAAAAGGCTTATGAACTATATATAAAATTAAAAAATAATGGAGAGAATATTGGAAAAAAAGGAGAACTATTTTTAAAGGAATATAAAAAAGTAGGAATAAAAGAAAAATCATATGAAATAAAATATGTATATTCAAATGATTTGAATATAGAATTTAAAGAGGAAAAACCAGCATTATATTTCACTTATAAAAGGAATAAAAATTTAGTGTTTGTACTGTCTCATACATTTGAGATGAAAGAAAAAAATGTTTATGAGTATAGAGACGACGCTACATATGAAACAAAAAAATCAAAGATTAAAAAACATAGAACAGAAAGTGAGATATATTTTAACAATCATCATATTGTACTTGGAACAACGGTAACTCCAATATATAATGGTGATGAAAAAGTTAATGGATACGATTTTGAAAGTTATTACCTTGGAGATGATGTTACATTTGGTTGGGTTACACTAGGTTTACATTATACAGATTATTTGAAAGCTGGATATAGAATTACAGGTTTAGGGCAAATTGATTATTATTTTAAAAATGGCTTTATTATATCAAATAAAATATCATCAAATTATATAGATAAAAAAATTGCGAATTCATTTATGGCAGAATTAAAATATAAAGAGCTGTGTTATTACAGATATTATTATGATTTAAAAGAATTAAGCTATGAAGAAATAAAGGTTAAATTTGATATAACTAAAACGTTCTTTGGAGAAATTGGTGGATATAGAGATTTTAATAAAGGGATTAATGGATATAGTTTTGGAATAGGAGCTAGATTTTAG
- a CDS encoding RluA family pseudouridine synthase, which translates to MKFIIEKEFENTRLDKFIRKKYEGVSLNEIFKLITKGKIKVNEKKQKQNYRLQNGDIINIISNQDILIKEKSFISLNETDISMIKSDIIYEDNNILIFNKQPGLVMHKGSGYKYGLSEMLKSYLQNMNFTFVNRIDKSTSGLIIGAKNLSTVRDISALIKDRKIEKYYYILVNGIPKEKEFAVKSFLKKTKTKVIELDKYEDGAKESISYFKIVKTFDKKTILEAKLGTGRTHQLRVQLSEMGLPIVGDSKYGQDDNSIMCLFSHRVIISKYIIDVNLNIPDFFH; encoded by the coding sequence ATGAAATTCATAATTGAAAAAGAGTTTGAAAATACAAGATTAGATAAATTTATAAGAAAAAAATATGAAGGTGTTTCTTTAAATGAAATTTTCAAATTAATCACAAAAGGAAAAATAAAAGTAAATGAAAAAAAACAAAAACAAAATTACCGCCTTCAAAATGGAGATATAATAAATATAATTTCTAATCAAGATATTTTAATAAAAGAAAAATCTTTTATCTCTTTAAATGAAACAGATATATCAATGATAAAATCAGATATAATATATGAAGATAACAATATTTTAATTTTTAATAAACAACCTGGATTAGTTATGCATAAAGGAAGTGGCTACAAATATGGACTTTCAGAAATGTTAAAATCATATCTACAAAATATGAATTTTACATTTGTAAATAGAATAGACAAATCTACTTCTGGATTAATAATTGGTGCAAAAAATTTATCAACTGTTAGAGATATTTCTGCATTAATAAAAGATAGGAAAATTGAAAAATATTATTATATTCTTGTAAATGGTATTCCAAAAGAAAAAGAGTTTGCTGTTAAATCTTTTTTGAAAAAAACAAAAACGAAAGTTATTGAATTAGATAAATATGAAGATGGTGCAAAAGAGAGTATTAGTTATTTTAAAATAGTAAAAACTTTTGATAAAAAAACTATTCTCGAAGCTAAACTTGGAACTGGTCGCACTCATCAGCTTAGAGTTCAGCTATCTGAAATGGGGCTTCCAATTGTTGGAGATTCTAAATATGGACAAGATGATAATTCTATTATGTGTCTGTTTTCTCACAGAGTAATTATAAGTAAATATATTATTGATGTTAATTTAAATATTCCTGACTTTTTTCATTAA
- a CDS encoding GNAT family N-acetyltransferase translates to MNNLKKDIIKIEKYTNINKKQYFEYIREWEKSEEKIIPWASRCDDLNFEELQTRWSKYEEDSMYAKGLVPSTLYFMIDENERIIGAIDVRHKLNENLKKSGGHIGYGIRLSERKKGYATLMLKLILDILKDKKYNKILITCNDENIASAKTIEKNGGIMENKIQNNEEIVRRYWVTL, encoded by the coding sequence ATGAATAATCTAAAAAAAGATATTATAAAAATCGAAAAATACACAAATATTAATAAAAAACAATATTTTGAGTATATCAGAGAATGGGAAAAATCAGAAGAAAAAATTATCCCTTGGGCCTCAAGATGTGATGATTTAAATTTTGAAGAATTACAAACTAGATGGAGTAAATATGAAGAAGATTCAATGTATGCAAAAGGACTTGTCCCATCTACTTTATATTTTATGATTGATGAGAATGAACGAATTATTGGTGCAATTGATGTAAGGCATAAATTAAACGAGAATTTGAAAAAATCAGGCGGTCATATAGGATATGGAATCAGATTATCTGAACGAAAAAAAGGGTATGCTACTCTAATGTTAAAATTAATATTGGATATTTTAAAAGATAAAAAATATAATAAAATATTAATTACTTGTAATGATGAAAATATTGCATCTGCTAAAACGATAGAAAAGAATGGCGGAATTATGGAGAATAAAATTCAAAATAATGAGGAAATAGTTAGAAGATATTGGGTAACATTATGA
- a CDS encoding SIR2 family protein encodes MNELEKKLYEQLKKFDSLPFLFVGSGLSRRYLKIEDWENLLRKFAKLSIENAFAYEIYKEKAKNFENKNGINPKIAELIERDFNLKWFKSPEFKKSRKEYAEDITKGISPLKIEIAKYFKNVTENLGNGSEIEKKEIEWLKEISKKSISGVITTNYDTLIDEVFTGYKIYIGQEELIFSTLQGTAEIYKIHGCCSKPESIVITENDYKGFNDKNAYLSAKLLTIFLEHPIVFLGYSINDKNVEDILKSITNCLSEENLEKLRDRLIFIEWNNTGKEDEISTFSKVFSNGKRIEMTRVFVKDFNKIYKVLSMIKSKYNPRILRKLKEEIYELVLTNDPKEKMRVVGFDDETKIENIEVVMGVGIINDFSRRGYERITAVELYEDIVFNKEKFDNFEIVTKTLPELLKHNSGSVPIFKYLQGYQGELPERVKEELEKRKDLDSFLSRTFKDKKLKNINRYKSINEIKEDHDDLSSMIQVLYLGEKYLNEIELDGFLKELFEKYPDILFDSKMNTKTNIKRLIKIYDWLKYSKK; translated from the coding sequence TTGAATGAATTAGAAAAGAAATTATATGAACAATTAAAAAAATTTGATTCGCTTCCTTTTTTATTTGTTGGATCGGGACTTTCAAGAAGATATTTAAAAATAGAAGATTGGGAAAATCTTTTGAGAAAATTTGCAAAGCTATCTATAGAGAATGCTTTTGCATATGAAATTTATAAAGAGAAAGCAAAGAATTTTGAAAATAAAAATGGCATTAACCCCAAAATAGCAGAGTTGATAGAAAGAGATTTTAATTTGAAGTGGTTTAAAAGTCCTGAATTTAAAAAAAGCAGAAAAGAGTATGCCGAAGATATTACGAAAGGTATTTCGCCGCTAAAAATAGAAATAGCAAAATATTTCAAAAATGTAACTGAAAATCTTGGAAATGGCAGTGAAATAGAAAAAAAAGAGATTGAATGGCTAAAAGAAATTAGCAAAAAAAGTATTTCAGGAGTTATTACAACAAATTATGACACATTAATTGATGAAGTTTTTACAGGATATAAAATATATATAGGTCAAGAAGAACTGATTTTTTCAACGTTGCAAGGAACAGCAGAAATTTATAAAATTCATGGTTGCTGCTCAAAACCAGAAAGTATTGTTATTACAGAAAATGATTACAAAGGATTCAATGATAAAAATGCTTACCTATCAGCAAAATTATTGACTATATTTCTAGAGCACCCAATAGTATTTTTAGGGTATTCAATTAATGATAAGAATGTTGAAGATATATTAAAATCCATAACCAATTGTCTATCAGAAGAAAACTTGGAAAAGTTGCGAGACAGATTGATTTTTATTGAATGGAATAATACAGGCAAAGAAGATGAAATTTCAACATTTAGCAAAGTATTTTCAAATGGAAAAAGAATTGAAATGACCAGAGTTTTTGTTAAAGATTTTAATAAAATTTATAAGGTGTTATCAATGATTAAGTCAAAATATAATCCAAGAATTTTAAGAAAATTAAAAGAAGAAATTTATGAGCTTGTTTTGACAAATGATCCAAAGGAAAAAATGAGAGTTGTTGGATTTGATGATGAAACAAAGATTGAAAATATTGAAGTTGTAATGGGTGTTGGTATAATTAATGATTTTAGCCGAAGAGGCTATGAAAGAATTACTGCGGTGGAACTATATGAAGATATTGTGTTTAATAAAGAAAAATTTGATAATTTTGAAATAGTTACAAAAACTTTACCTGAGTTATTGAAACATAATTCAGGGAGTGTTCCTATATTCAAATATTTACAGGGATATCAGGGAGAATTACCAGAAAGAGTCAAAGAGGAATTAGAGAAAAGGAAAGATTTAGATAGCTTTCTTTCTCGAACATTCAAAGACAAAAAATTAAAAAATATTAATAGATATAAATCGATAAATGAAATCAAAGAAGATCATGATGATTTAAGTTCTATGATTCAAGTGTTATATTTAGGTGAAAAATATCTTAATGAAATTGAATTAGATGGATTTTTAAAAGAATTGTTTGAAAAATATCCTGATATTTTATTTGATTCTAAAATGAATACGAAGACAAATATTAAAAGGCTGATTAAAATTTATGACTGGTTAAAATATAGCAAAAAATAA
- a CDS encoding betaine/proline/choline family ABC transporter ATP-binding protein, translating into MIEFKKISKNFDGRTNVIDNLNLKINKGELVVLIGESGCGKTTTMKMINLLTKPSEGKILIDGKNILEMDKIELRRNIGYVIQKVGLLPHMTVGENIEIIPKLKKWDKEKREQRTKELLELVDLDYELYYNRYPNELSGGQQQRIGIARALAVNPDIILMDEPFSALDPITRKKLQDEIIKIQDELHKTIIFVTHDMDEAIAIADKIAVMDKGKIIQYDIPEEILKHPKNDFVEYFIGKERLWKQPEMFLAKDLMKKDVHKISLEGNIAKAVDKLKDSNASVLIVVDKIRDKAQKALGVITPNRLKASELKKKGINKDTKKIKDYMRTEFVAVDENTNMLNVLDIMSKRDFKSVPVTNSENEVVGIITSTSLLNLITEISPEAEEKEEK; encoded by the coding sequence ATGATAGAATTTAAAAAAATATCAAAAAATTTTGATGGAAGAACAAATGTAATTGATAATTTAAATCTAAAAATCAACAAAGGTGAGTTAGTCGTATTAATTGGCGAAAGCGGATGTGGAAAAACAACCACAATGAAGATGATAAATCTATTAACAAAACCAAGTGAAGGTAAAATTTTAATTGATGGAAAAAACATATTAGAAATGGATAAAATAGAGCTTAGACGTAATATTGGATATGTAATACAAAAAGTAGGATTACTACCTCATATGACTGTAGGAGAAAATATCGAAATTATCCCCAAGTTAAAAAAATGGGATAAAGAAAAAAGAGAACAAAGAACAAAAGAACTTTTAGAACTTGTGGATCTTGATTATGAGCTTTATTATAATCGTTATCCAAATGAATTAAGTGGAGGACAACAACAAAGAATAGGAATAGCAAGGGCTTTAGCAGTAAATCCTGATATTATATTAATGGATGAGCCATTTAGTGCTTTAGATCCTATTACAAGAAAAAAATTACAAGATGAGATAATAAAAATACAAGATGAACTTCATAAAACAATAATATTCGTTACACATGATATGGATGAAGCCATTGCAATTGCAGATAAAATAGCAGTTATGGACAAAGGAAAAATAATTCAATATGATATACCAGAAGAGATATTAAAACATCCTAAAAATGATTTTGTTGAGTATTTCATAGGAAAAGAAAGATTATGGAAACAACCAGAGATGTTTTTAGCAAAAGATCTTATGAAAAAAGATGTTCATAAAATTAGTTTAGAAGGAAACATCGCAAAAGCAGTAGATAAATTAAAAGATAGCAATGCTTCTGTACTTATTGTTGTCGATAAAATAAGAGATAAAGCCCAAAAAGCTTTAGGAGTAATAACTCCAAATAGATTAAAAGCAAGCGAACTTAAGAAAAAAGGTATAAATAAAGATACTAAAAAAATAAAAGATTATATGAGAACAGAATTTGTTGCTGTTGATGAGAATACAAATATGCTTAATGTTCTTGATATTATGTCAAAGAGAGATTTTAAAAGCGTACCAGTTACAAACTCTGAAAATGAAGTTGTAGGAATTATAACTTCTACAAGTTTATTAAATCTAATAACAGAAATATCACCGGAAGCAGAAGAAAAGGAGGAGAAATAA
- a CDS encoding ABC transporter permease, with translation MNFFQFFYYRMDEVFEALLRHIQITGLAVGLAIVIGVPIGIMITRKRKLAGTVINIANVFQTLPSLALFGLIIPFLGIGLVPSVFVLFLYALLPIIKNTYIGITNVEPASVEAGVGMGMTNFQILTIIEIPLALSVIMGGIRVATVINIGTATIAALIGAGGLGTFIFKGISMNSDNMILLGAIPAALLAVVVDFLFGKIEKQLTPKGITY, from the coding sequence ATGAATTTTTTTCAGTTTTTTTATTACAGAATGGATGAAGTATTCGAAGCTTTATTAAGACATATACAAATCACAGGATTGGCCGTTGGATTAGCAATTGTAATAGGAGTCCCAATTGGAATAATGATCACAAGAAAAAGGAAGTTAGCAGGAACAGTTATTAATATTGCAAATGTATTTCAAACATTGCCAAGTTTAGCATTATTTGGGTTAATCATTCCATTTTTAGGCATAGGATTAGTTCCGTCAGTATTTGTACTTTTTTTATATGCATTACTTCCAATAATAAAAAATACATATATTGGAATTACTAATGTGGAACCAGCATCAGTAGAAGCAGGTGTTGGAATGGGAATGACCAATTTTCAGATATTAACAATAATAGAAATACCTCTTGCTTTATCTGTAATTATGGGTGGAATAAGAGTTGCAACAGTTATTAATATAGGAACGGCTACAATTGCAGCATTGATTGGAGCTGGAGGACTAGGAACTTTTATCTTTAAAGGAATATCAATGAATAGTGATAATATGATTTTATTAGGAGCTATTCCAGCAGCATTACTTGCAGTAGTCGTTGATTTTTTATTTGGAAAAATAGAAAAACAATTAACACCAAAAGGTATAACATACTAA